A single region of the Mechercharimyces sp. CAU 1602 genome encodes:
- a CDS encoding heavy metal translocating P-type ATPase, giving the protein MSSTYKLENLSCAHCASKFEDNVNNIEGVKKATVYFGSLKLRVEGEASLAELNEAGKFDGIKVVEEKQIGNERKKAWDPTTVRVASSTFLLILGAVLEGTALTPTIVAIVLYGVAALTGGYTMFIRGLRNLPRLQFDMNVLMTIAVIGAALIGEWREGAVVAVLFAFSELLEKASMDRARRSIQSVMDLAPRTALVIRNGEEVTLSVEEIAVGDRVLVRPGEKIPVDGIVLSGKSMVNQAAITGESVPVGKENGSDVFAGTLNQRGALEIEVTKRVEDTTISKIIRLVEESQAEQAPAQAFVDRFAQWYTPLVMGLAVLIALLPPLLLSAAWEEWIYRALTLLVVACPCALVISTPVTILSAIGNAAKHGVLVKGGIYLEQLASLQAIAFDKTGTLTHGEPEVTDRITFGGMDEKLLVQRAAAVERLSEHPLARAVVHDAKHRNYPLLTSANFEAFTGKGARAEVEGGEVYVGSPTWFTSFNVVTSEMNALADQLRAEGKTVIMVGTREQVDGMLALADRLRDESVTTVSQLHQAGIKELAMLTGDHEETANAIAKQVGIDGVYAELLPDEKVKQVKALTKKYGHVGMIGDGVNDAPALSTATVGIAMGAAGSDTALETADIVLMGDDLTRLPFAIRLGKKAMTVVKQNITFALVTKLLAVLLVFPGILTLWIAIAADMGATLLVTLNGMRLFRHK; this is encoded by the coding sequence ATGAGTAGTACGTATAAGTTAGAGAATTTATCCTGCGCTCATTGCGCTAGTAAGTTTGAAGATAATGTGAATAACATTGAGGGTGTCAAGAAAGCGACGGTCTATTTTGGATCTCTTAAACTCAGGGTAGAAGGAGAAGCTAGTTTGGCCGAGCTAAACGAAGCAGGTAAGTTTGATGGTATCAAGGTAGTAGAAGAAAAACAGATAGGGAATGAGAGGAAGAAAGCCTGGGACCCTACAACTGTACGTGTGGCTTCCTCTACGTTTTTGTTAATCTTAGGTGCTGTACTAGAGGGGACTGCACTTACTCCAACGATTGTGGCCATTGTCTTATATGGGGTAGCGGCACTTACAGGCGGGTATACGATGTTTATACGCGGGCTACGTAATCTGCCACGATTACAATTTGACATGAATGTTCTGATGACGATTGCTGTAATCGGTGCTGCCCTCATTGGAGAATGGCGGGAAGGTGCGGTCGTTGCAGTATTATTTGCCTTTAGTGAATTATTGGAAAAAGCATCGATGGATCGCGCTCGGCGCTCTATTCAATCTGTGATGGATCTAGCGCCTCGAACAGCACTGGTTATTCGAAATGGTGAAGAAGTAACACTGTCTGTAGAAGAGATTGCTGTAGGAGATCGTGTGCTGGTACGTCCTGGTGAGAAGATTCCTGTAGACGGGATTGTACTTTCGGGTAAGAGTATGGTGAATCAAGCAGCGATTACAGGAGAATCGGTGCCGGTAGGAAAAGAGAATGGTAGTGATGTATTTGCTGGTACATTAAATCAACGTGGGGCACTGGAGATCGAAGTGACGAAGCGAGTGGAAGATACGACTATTTCAAAGATCATTCGCTTAGTGGAAGAATCGCAGGCAGAACAGGCACCAGCCCAGGCCTTTGTTGATCGATTTGCACAATGGTACACACCTTTGGTGATGGGATTGGCCGTGCTGATTGCCTTACTTCCCCCTCTATTGTTATCAGCAGCATGGGAAGAATGGATATACCGGGCGTTGACCCTATTGGTTGTTGCTTGTCCTTGTGCCTTGGTGATTTCGACGCCTGTAACCATCCTGTCCGCAATCGGAAATGCAGCTAAGCACGGAGTGTTGGTGAAAGGTGGAATATATTTAGAACAGCTAGCAAGCCTGCAAGCGATTGCTTTCGATAAAACAGGTACGTTGACGCATGGAGAGCCGGAGGTAACAGATCGTATTACCTTTGGTGGCATGGATGAAAAACTGTTGGTGCAGCGGGCCGCTGCGGTTGAACGGTTGTCAGAACATCCACTCGCACGAGCAGTTGTACACGATGCTAAGCACCGTAACTATCCCCTCCTCACTAGTGCTAACTTTGAAGCTTTTACGGGTAAAGGAGCACGAGCAGAGGTAGAAGGTGGTGAAGTATATGTGGGTAGCCCTACTTGGTTTACTTCCTTTAATGTGGTGACAAGTGAGATGAATGCCCTTGCTGACCAATTGCGTGCAGAGGGTAAGACGGTAATTATGGTAGGCACGAGAGAACAGGTGGATGGGATGCTTGCGTTAGCGGACCGACTGCGTGATGAAAGTGTAACGACAGTGAGTCAATTACATCAAGCGGGAATAAAAGAGCTCGCTATGTTGACAGGAGATCATGAAGAGACGGCAAATGCAATCGCTAAACAAGTGGGGATAGATGGAGTCTATGCTGAATTATTACCTGATGAGAAAGTAAAACAGGTAAAAGCTTTGACGAAGAAGTATGGTCATGTGGGGATGATTGGTGATGGAGTTAATGATGCTCCTGCACTATCAACTGCTACTGTAGGTATTGCGATGGGGGCGGCGGGTTCGGATACTGCATTGGAGACGGCAGACATTGTATTAATGGGGGATGACTTAACACGCTTGCCTTTCGCCATTCGCCTAGGAAAGAAAGCGATGACCGTCGTGAAGCAAAATATTACCTTTGCGCTTGTGACGAAGCTATTGGCAGTGCTACTTGTATTTCCTGGTATCCTCACTCTATGGATTGCTATTGCGGCTGATATGGGTGCGACATTGCTCGTAACTCTTAATGGAATGCGTCTTTTCCGCCATAAATAA
- the resA gene encoding thiol-disulfide oxidoreductase ResA — MKKETRFWVRRITFVILIVMVGFAIYLTLEQGKEKELQVGEQAPEIQLESLTGEQVKLSDLRGKYVLLNFWATWCDPCEAEMPDLERVSQQYKDEDVVVVGVNIAESKVTVASFARQHELTFPLWLDSKRIAMDDYHVGNLPASFFISPEGEIQRKYEGAMTEAQMQMWIHDMMAEDQKE; from the coding sequence ATGAAGAAAGAAACGCGCTTTTGGGTACGGCGGATTACGTTTGTTATATTAATAGTCATGGTAGGCTTCGCTATCTACCTTACACTAGAGCAGGGGAAAGAAAAAGAGTTACAGGTAGGAGAACAAGCTCCAGAGATCCAATTAGAGTCGCTGACAGGTGAACAGGTAAAATTAAGCGATTTACGTGGTAAATATGTGCTTCTCAATTTTTGGGCAACGTGGTGCGATCCTTGTGAAGCGGAGATGCCTGATTTAGAGAGAGTATCCCAGCAGTATAAAGATGAAGACGTGGTTGTGGTCGGTGTAAATATTGCTGAATCGAAGGTGACGGTTGCCAGTTTTGCACGGCAACATGAACTTACTTTCCCGCTGTGGCTGGATAGCAAAAGAATAGCGATGGATGATTATCATGTGGGAAATCTACCTGCCTCTTTTTTTATTTCACCTGAGGGTGAGATCCAACGGAAGTATGAAGGTGCGATGACAGAAGCGCAAATGCAGATGTGGATTCATGATATGATGGCAGAGGATCAAAAAGAGTAG
- a CDS encoding cytochrome c biogenesis CcdA family protein, translating to MGELTIWLAFGAGVLSFISPCCFPLYPSYISYITGMSVSQLSDRAGQSKEMQRGTLLHTFFFILGFSIVFLSLGSLATWIGDIFNGYQSLIRMLGGVLIVAMGLFLLGVFQPSFMMREKKFEVKNKPVGYLGSSLVGIAFAAGWTPCVGPILGAVLTMASSDPSRGMLYTVAYTLGFAIPFFIMAFFVGRTRWILKYSGTVMKIGGGIMVVFGVLLYFDQMTVITSWLSNLFGGFRGF from the coding sequence ATGGGAGAATTAACGATCTGGTTAGCATTTGGAGCAGGTGTACTATCTTTTATCTCCCCGTGTTGTTTTCCGCTCTATCCCTCGTATATCTCGTATATAACAGGGATGTCAGTAAGTCAACTGTCTGATCGAGCGGGGCAAAGCAAAGAGATGCAGAGAGGAACACTATTACACACGTTCTTTTTTATATTAGGTTTTTCTATCGTCTTTCTTTCGCTCGGTTCGCTCGCTACATGGATAGGCGATATATTTAATGGCTATCAATCGCTGATCCGCATGCTGGGTGGGGTTTTAATCGTGGCGATGGGTCTCTTTCTGTTAGGGGTGTTTCAACCTAGCTTTATGATGAGAGAGAAAAAATTTGAGGTAAAGAACAAGCCAGTGGGTTATCTGGGCTCCAGCTTAGTAGGAATCGCCTTCGCTGCAGGGTGGACTCCTTGTGTCGGACCGATTCTGGGGGCTGTTTTGACGATGGCATCTTCTGATCCTAGTCGCGGAATGCTTTATACCGTTGCTTATACATTAGGCTTTGCGATTCCCTTTTTTATAATGGCGTTTTTTGTTGGACGAACGCGTTGGATTTTAAAATACTCAGGTACGGTTATGAAGATCGGAGGGGGCATCATGGTTGTTTTCGGTGTTTTACTTTACTTTGACCAAATGACCGTGATTACTTCGTGGTTAAGCAATCTGTTTGGAGGATTTCGTGGGTTTTAA
- a CDS encoding N-acetyltransferase — MQVERLKINYKTLEEFRKFQEYGLQELSMLEDLEANLIENDSDSPFYGIRKGEELVARISLYRINKKYDPFFQPAQDYFELWKLEVLPPYRGQHYGTALVEHAKTLGLPIKTNARRGSDDFWLKMGFTPVNYNPVRDRGENPYVWLPIGVQLRDA; from the coding sequence ATGCAGGTAGAACGATTAAAGATCAATTACAAAACATTGGAAGAGTTTCGCAAGTTCCAAGAGTACGGATTACAAGAGCTTTCCATGTTAGAAGACTTAGAAGCCAATCTCATCGAGAATGACAGCGACTCTCCCTTTTATGGAATTCGTAAAGGTGAAGAATTGGTCGCTCGTATCAGCTTATATCGCATCAATAAAAAATACGATCCCTTTTTCCAACCTGCACAAGATTATTTCGAACTATGGAAGCTCGAAGTTCTTCCCCCATATCGCGGTCAACATTATGGCACCGCATTGGTTGAACACGCAAAAACACTAGGCCTACCTATTAAAACCAATGCTCGTCGCGGTTCGGATGATTTTTGGTTGAAAATGGGATTTACTCCTGTAAACTATAACCCTGTGCGTGATCGCGGAGAAAACCCTTATGTCTGGTTACCGATCGGAGTCCAATTACGGGACGCATAA
- a CDS encoding DUF2626 domain-containing protein, whose translation MDKMFRVLGFWTFVIALMFLAGQMYNLAVLFLIETAFFVILGYMRFTERTYMYLFHAYMIVTFIGMVTYSFFFMH comes from the coding sequence TTGGATAAGATGTTTAGAGTACTCGGATTTTGGACATTTGTGATTGCGCTCATGTTCCTCGCTGGACAAATGTATAATTTAGCCGTTCTCTTCTTAATTGAGACTGCTTTTTTTGTTATTCTCGGCTATATGCGTTTCACGGAACGTACCTATATGTACCTCTTTCATGCTTATATGATCGTCACCTTTATTGGGATGGTCACCTATTCCTTCTTCTTCATGCATTAA
- a CDS encoding enoyl-CoA hydratase/isomerase family protein, translating to METLRTSIKNGVGWVVFTRPHVRHAVNQEMMAELEEVIVAYESNTEVKVIVFTGDERTFVSGGDLSEFHQKETYEDIFPLMKRMNNCLQKLREIHKPTIAAVEGVAVGGGCEIAVSCDLIYASEHASFGFIQVLLGITSGWGGGTRLLQKIGTNKALPLLLSGERITSREAERIGLADRIFPSTGFLEMMQIEAERLTQASLPVIQAYMKMARAVEEREEREFFLHESHSCSLLWESPEHRNAVDAFLQKRVKKEEV from the coding sequence TTGGAAACGTTACGGACAAGCATAAAAAATGGAGTGGGATGGGTGGTTTTCACTCGTCCACATGTGCGTCACGCAGTTAATCAGGAGATGATGGCAGAGTTGGAGGAGGTTATTGTAGCGTACGAGAGCAATACCGAAGTGAAGGTGATTGTTTTTACTGGGGATGAACGAACCTTTGTGTCTGGGGGAGATTTAAGTGAGTTTCATCAGAAAGAGACGTATGAAGATATATTCCCCCTGATGAAGCGGATGAATAACTGTCTCCAAAAGTTGAGGGAGATACATAAACCGACCATTGCAGCAGTGGAAGGTGTTGCTGTGGGAGGCGGTTGCGAGATCGCGGTAAGTTGCGATTTGATCTATGCTAGTGAACATGCTTCTTTTGGTTTTATTCAAGTATTACTCGGTATTACATCAGGATGGGGCGGTGGCACTCGCTTGCTTCAAAAAATAGGTACCAACAAAGCACTTCCATTATTGCTGAGTGGGGAACGTATAACGAGTAGGGAGGCGGAACGAATAGGGCTTGCTGATCGCATATTTCCTTCAACCGGATTTTTAGAGATGATGCAAATAGAGGCAGAGCGGTTAACGCAAGCATCTCTGCCAGTAATTCAAGCATATATGAAGATGGCACGCGCTGTGGAAGAAAGAGAAGAGAGGGAGTTTTTTTTACATGAGAGTCATTCATGCTCACTATTGTGGGAATCGCCAGAACATCGGAATGCGGTTGATGCATTTTTGCAAAAAAGAGTAAAAAAAGAAGAGGTATAA
- a CDS encoding acetyl-CoA carboxylase biotin carboxyl carrier protein subunit, producing the protein MSQICASMAGTVWKVLVQAGDEVKAGQEVVILESMKMEVPITAEADGVVHEIKAESGSFVGEGDILIELK; encoded by the coding sequence ATGAGTCAGATATGTGCTTCAATGGCAGGAACTGTATGGAAAGTGTTAGTACAAGCTGGAGATGAAGTAAAAGCAGGTCAAGAAGTTGTCATTTTAGAGTCAATGAAAATGGAGGTGCCTATCACGGCAGAAGCTGATGGGGTTGTTCATGAGATTAAAGCAGAGAGCGGCTCGTTTGTGGGCGAGGGGGATATATTGATAGAGCTAAAGTAG
- a CDS encoding acetyl-CoA carboxylase biotin carboxylase subunit, protein MQKVLIANRGEIAARVIRTCKRLGIASVAIYSDADRELPYVYAADEAVHIGASQVKESYLNMEKVIEAAKRTGADAIHPGYGLLSENSLFAEEVEKAGIIFIGPRPEVIAQMGEKVLARRMMKAAGVPIIPGTEDVADVEQAVVAAAEIGYPIMVKASHGGGGVGMAVCHDENELRKHFSSVQTRSATYFGNGTLYLERYVQYPRHVEVQIMGDKEGNVMHLFERECSVQRRNQKVIEESLSPSIHDSTRERLYEAAVKAGKAVHYTGAGTVEFIVDKEENIYFLEMNTRLQVEHPVTEQVTGWDLVEWQLKIAEGEELPVHVPLRPQGHALEYRIYAENPETLFPSPGHISELKWPLGEGIRIDSGVEAGNDVSPFYDPMIAKCIVSGSTREEALARSMEALSSMEIKGIKTNIPLLIQVLKSNSFQAGQVDTQYLERMLAEARKK, encoded by the coding sequence ATACAGAAAGTATTGATTGCTAATCGTGGAGAAATTGCTGCTCGTGTCATTCGTACATGTAAAAGGTTAGGGATTGCTAGTGTTGCGATATATTCTGATGCGGATCGTGAACTTCCGTATGTATACGCGGCAGATGAAGCCGTTCATATTGGTGCATCACAAGTAAAAGAAAGTTATTTAAATATGGAGAAGGTTATTGAGGCTGCAAAGAGAACCGGTGCAGATGCTATTCACCCTGGATATGGTCTCCTATCTGAAAATAGTCTTTTTGCTGAGGAAGTGGAGAAGGCTGGTATTATCTTTATCGGTCCGCGGCCAGAAGTGATTGCACAGATGGGAGAGAAAGTGCTAGCACGCCGAATGATGAAAGCGGCGGGTGTTCCGATCATTCCTGGTACCGAGGATGTAGCTGACGTAGAGCAGGCTGTAGTAGCGGCAGCGGAAATCGGCTATCCTATTATGGTGAAAGCGAGTCATGGGGGTGGGGGAGTTGGAATGGCTGTCTGCCATGATGAGAATGAATTGCGTAAACACTTTTCATCTGTGCAAACTCGCTCGGCCACTTACTTTGGTAATGGTACGCTGTATTTAGAGAGATACGTTCAATACCCCCGCCATGTGGAAGTGCAGATCATGGGAGATAAAGAGGGAAATGTCATGCATCTGTTTGAACGAGAGTGTTCAGTGCAACGGCGTAATCAAAAAGTGATAGAAGAAAGTTTATCCCCTTCTATTCATGACTCAACCCGAGAGCGTTTATATGAAGCGGCAGTGAAAGCGGGGAAAGCTGTACATTACACAGGCGCAGGCACAGTAGAGTTTATTGTAGATAAGGAAGAAAACATATATTTTCTGGAAATGAATACGCGCTTGCAGGTTGAGCATCCTGTTACGGAACAGGTGACAGGCTGGGATTTGGTAGAGTGGCAGTTAAAGATTGCTGAAGGGGAAGAACTTCCCGTGCATGTGCCTTTGCGTCCACAAGGTCATGCACTAGAATATCGTATTTACGCTGAAAATCCAGAAACTTTATTTCCGTCTCCCGGTCATATTAGTGAACTGAAGTGGCCACTGGGAGAAGGCATTCGTATAGATAGCGGAGTAGAGGCAGGTAACGATGTCTCTCCATTCTACGATCCTATGATTGCGAAATGTATTGTAAGCGGTTCCACGCGAGAAGAGGCTCTCGCGCGCAGTATGGAGGCACTCTCTTCTATGGAGATTAAAGGGATCAAAACAAATATTCCGCTCTTGATACAAGTGTTAAAGAGCAACTCTTTTCAGGCAGGTCAGGTGGATACGCAGTATCTTGAACGCATGCTAGCGGAAGCGCGCAAAAAGTAG
- a CDS encoding rhodanese-like domain-containing protein has protein sequence MNQSYQDVEARELSTASVEERQQYIWVDVRTDEEYEEAHIPDSYHIPVNQLEERIHELEPHRNQSLVLICRSGRRSELAAHFLAGKGFTSLFNLKGGMLEWTGPLE, from the coding sequence ATGAACCAGTCTTACCAGGATGTGGAGGCACGAGAGCTGAGTACCGCCTCGGTTGAAGAGCGTCAACAGTATATATGGGTCGATGTTCGTACGGATGAGGAGTATGAGGAGGCTCATATTCCGGATAGTTATCATATCCCTGTCAATCAATTGGAGGAGCGAATACACGAATTGGAGCCGCACCGCAATCAGAGCTTGGTACTCATTTGTCGTAGCGGTCGGCGTAGTGAATTGGCCGCTCATTTTCTAGCAGGAAAAGGGTTTACTTCTCTTTTTAATCTTAAGGGAGGTATGCTCGAATGGACAGGCCCGCTTGAATAG
- a CDS encoding TlpA disulfide reductase family protein, whose product MRTRNIVISAILVIAALVSVWQGLERNGSPSSVTDPQVVEKEADNQAEETLTLEEKAVQAGFNKGESPPSFSLDTLDGKRVEMEKGKPVLINFWATWCGPCRNEMPYIQEAYEKYKDEMQFMMVNWTSEEFKKNAVPDYMKAEGYTFPVLMDETGEAADLYQVMATPTTYLLDKDGVIQVKTVGEYDREQLFRDLDKVLQKK is encoded by the coding sequence ATGCGGACACGTAACATAGTCATCTCTGCTATTCTGGTGATCGCAGCGCTTGTCTCCGTGTGGCAAGGCCTTGAAAGGAATGGTTCACCTTCGTCAGTGACCGATCCGCAAGTGGTGGAGAAAGAAGCAGATAATCAGGCAGAAGAAACCCTTACGTTGGAAGAGAAAGCAGTACAAGCGGGGTTTAACAAGGGAGAGAGTCCTCCTTCCTTCTCCCTTGACACTCTGGATGGTAAGAGAGTGGAGATGGAGAAAGGAAAGCCAGTTCTCATCAACTTCTGGGCAACATGGTGTGGACCTTGTCGCAATGAGATGCCCTATATACAAGAGGCATATGAGAAATATAAAGACGAAATGCAGTTTATGATGGTAAATTGGACTTCTGAAGAGTTTAAAAAGAATGCTGTGCCTGATTATATGAAAGCGGAAGGCTATACTTTTCCTGTTCTAATGGATGAGACGGGGGAAGCCGCTGACTTATATCAAGTGATGGCAACACCTACAACGTATCTTTTAGATAAAGATGGGGTTATTCAGGTAAAAACAGTGGGCGAGTACGATCGTGAGCAATTATTTCGTGACCTAGATAAGGTGTTACAAAAAAAGTGA
- a CDS encoding hydroxymethylglutaryl-CoA lyase yields MVKIVEVGLRDGLQNESTFIPTEIKVECIQGLIAAGLKHLEVTSFVHPKWIPSLRDADKLVTSLPRVHEVSYRALVPNRRGLERALAADIDEVAVFLSASETHNKKNINQSIADSLTSMQEVTALAISAKKKVRGYVSTVFGCPYEGKVSHRQVIEICERLLSYGVYEISLGDTIGVATPKQVKQMLRSLGEYVPMRTLAGHFHDTHGTALANSYVALEEGISTLDSSFGGLGGCPYAPGAAGNMATEDLIYMLEGNGVSTGVNLSNLCAVSVKLQEWLQKPLPSRVLHHYVAAAKR; encoded by the coding sequence GTGGTGAAAATTGTAGAAGTAGGATTACGTGATGGCTTGCAAAATGAATCCACTTTTATTCCCACGGAAATAAAGGTGGAGTGTATTCAAGGGTTAATCGCTGCTGGGTTAAAGCACCTAGAAGTAACTTCTTTCGTACATCCGAAGTGGATTCCGTCTTTACGCGATGCGGACAAGCTTGTGACATCTCTCCCACGTGTACATGAGGTGAGTTATCGGGCGCTCGTACCTAATCGGAGAGGGTTGGAGCGTGCTTTGGCAGCTGATATCGATGAGGTAGCGGTCTTTTTATCAGCGAGTGAAACACATAATAAAAAAAATATAAATCAGTCGATCGCGGACTCTTTAACGTCTATGCAGGAAGTGACTGCCCTTGCTATTTCTGCTAAGAAAAAAGTGCGTGGATATGTTTCAACAGTATTTGGTTGTCCTTACGAAGGAAAGGTTTCCCACCGACAAGTGATAGAAATTTGTGAACGGCTACTATCGTATGGTGTATATGAAATTTCTTTAGGAGATACGATTGGAGTTGCAACTCCGAAACAGGTAAAACAAATGTTGCGTAGTCTAGGTGAGTACGTTCCTATGCGGACGTTGGCAGGTCATTTTCATGATACACATGGGACTGCTTTAGCAAATAGTTATGTTGCTCTCGAAGAGGGAATCTCAACACTGGATAGCTCCTTTGGTGGGTTGGGAGGGTGTCCCTACGCCCCTGGAGCAGCAGGTAATATGGCAACGGAGGATTTGATCTACATGCTAGAAGGAAACGGTGTGTCAACTGGAGTAAACTTATCCAATCTCTGTGCAGTTAGTGTAAAACTGCAAGAATGGTTGCAAAAACCACTTCCTTCTCGCGTATTACATCATTATGTGGCAGCAGCGAAAAGATAG
- a CDS encoding class I SAM-dependent methyltransferase: MGRENKLLSLLLREIEQSPSHTISCEHYMTQALYHPQWGYYQRDRLKVGKEGDFYTSPVVSPIFARSLGKKLLEMSRDFDQWQVVELGAGDGRLCAHLWEVWEQIGGGPQRYYLLETSKYHRCLQSDRLQPLLTSDRCQWIDQLSDVCRKEPVIVISNEFFDALPVHRVRRGERGWELGVVTKSTDGQGLAEDFCSPPTYMEKQIGAYFDLLGTTLEKGQIVEVAFSAQKWWKQITDHLTQAIVVTIDYGGEMEEVYHSGRLEGSLRCFRNHRVHRRWLTCPGESDITYDVNFTALHKWAEQLGWRRVSYESQGSFLVGAGILEEIAVTAEYQDPFCAAARERRAVMQLILPEAMGEVFKVMIHAKGC; the protein is encoded by the coding sequence ATGGGAAGAGAAAATAAACTATTATCATTGCTCCTGCGAGAGATTGAGCAAAGTCCGTCCCACACTATTTCCTGCGAACATTATATGACACAAGCGTTGTATCATCCTCAGTGGGGATATTATCAGCGTGATCGTCTTAAGGTTGGAAAGGAGGGAGACTTTTATACAAGCCCCGTCGTAAGCCCAATCTTCGCCCGATCCTTAGGTAAAAAGTTGCTCGAAATGAGCCGAGACTTTGACCAGTGGCAAGTAGTGGAACTGGGAGCTGGAGATGGACGTTTATGCGCTCACTTATGGGAGGTATGGGAGCAAATAGGGGGTGGTCCGCAACGGTACTATTTGCTAGAAACGAGTAAGTACCATCGCTGCCTGCAATCCGATCGATTACAGCCGCTATTAACTAGTGATCGCTGTCAGTGGATCGATCAGCTAAGCGATGTCTGCAGAAAGGAACCTGTCATCGTTATTAGCAATGAATTTTTTGATGCCCTGCCCGTTCATAGGGTTAGGAGAGGAGAGCGGGGATGGGAGTTAGGAGTGGTGACAAAATCCACCGACGGACAAGGGTTAGCTGAGGATTTTTGTTCTCCTCCAACCTACATGGAGAAGCAAATAGGCGCTTACTTTGATTTGTTAGGAACTACCCTTGAGAAAGGGCAGATTGTAGAGGTGGCATTTAGCGCACAGAAATGGTGGAAGCAAATAACAGATCATTTGACGCAAGCCATTGTCGTGACGATTGATTACGGAGGCGAGATGGAAGAAGTATACCATTCTGGGCGTTTAGAAGGTTCCTTGCGCTGTTTTCGCAATCATCGTGTCCATCGTCGATGGCTTACTTGCCCAGGAGAATCAGATATTACATATGATGTAAACTTCACTGCTTTACACAAGTGGGCAGAACAGCTAGGGTGGAGAAGAGTGAGTTATGAGAGCCAGGGATCTTTTTTAGTAGGAGCGGGAATATTAGAAGAGATAGCGGTCACGGCAGAATATCAAGATCCGTTTTGTGCGGCGGCTCGTGAACGTAGGGCAGTGATGCAGTTGATACTGCCAGAGGCGATGGGTGAAGTGTTTAAGGTCATGATTCATGCAAAAGGATGTTAA
- the copZ gene encoding copper chaperone CopZ: MIEQTIDVKGMSCDHCKRAVEAALIELDGVKRVEVDLTEGTVTVSFTPEQTSITQMVAAIEGQGYDVN; this comes from the coding sequence ATGATTGAGCAGACGATTGATGTTAAGGGTATGAGCTGTGATCATTGTAAACGTGCAGTGGAAGCTGCTTTGATAGAGTTGGATGGGGTGAAGCGAGTTGAGGTGGATCTTACGGAGGGAACCGTTACGGTTTCCTTTACGCCGGAACAAACTTCCATTACGCAGATGGTAGCGGCAATTGAGGGACAGGGGTATGATGTGAATTAA
- a CDS encoding RsfA family transcriptional regulator, producing MVAKRQDAWTSEDDLILAEVTLRHIREGSTQLLAFEEVAEKLGRTPAACGFRWNSDVRKKYDAAIQIAKSQRQKNAQARGKSARMTFTDEFGKEENLSIDSIIRFLRHYKNELRDMKAYQEKLERDLEEREEKISRLEHENMNMRGRLDHVETDYQVVNDDYKALIQIMDRARKMAFLEEQESDHLRSRFRMDSNGNLERVDK from the coding sequence ATGGTTGCTAAAAGACAGGATGCATGGACGTCTGAAGACGATCTCATCTTGGCGGAAGTAACGTTACGCCATATAAGAGAAGGAAGTACGCAGCTACTCGCATTTGAAGAGGTAGCTGAGAAACTAGGGAGAACACCAGCTGCTTGTGGGTTTCGTTGGAACAGCGATGTTCGTAAGAAGTACGACGCTGCCATTCAAATTGCTAAGTCACAGCGGCAAAAAAATGCGCAGGCACGTGGGAAATCAGCTCGTATGACCTTTACCGATGAATTTGGTAAAGAAGAAAATTTATCAATTGACTCGATCATCCGCTTTTTGCGTCACTATAAGAATGAACTGCGTGACATGAAAGCTTATCAAGAAAAATTAGAGCGGGATTTGGAAGAACGAGAAGAAAAAATCTCGCGTTTAGAGCATGAAAACATGAATATGCGTGGAAGACTCGATCATGTTGAAACCGATTATCAAGTGGTGAATGATGATTATAAAGCGCTTATTCAAATCATGGATCGTGCGCGTAAGATGGCGTTCTTAGAGGAACAAGAGAGTGATCACTTACGCTCTAGGTTTCGTATGGACTCTAATGGGAATTTAGAGAGAGTGGATAAGTAA